Within Spartobacteria bacterium, the genomic segment TAGAACAGTTATTTGGCCGAGAGGATAGGATGCAATGGACATGATCTGGTGGAAGAAATTTGTTTTGGCCTATGCGGCGACACTACTGGCAGGTAGCATACAAGCGGCGGTACTTACTCCTATCGCGGTGACTGGGTGGGAGCAAGATGTCGTTCTCGCAACGGGAGACAACTACTGGAATGGAACGACGGCACAGTTCGATGGCGGAACACCAGATAATCATGGCGAGACAGTATTTTACGAGATCGGTCGCTATAGCAGCGACCAGTCAACAGGATTGCCCACAGGGCTCACTCAAAGTCAAACAACTGGCGATGTATACTTTCAGCTACAGTCATTTACGGGGAACAATGCTTTGTGGGAAGGAGGCATTCTGTCTCTGACCTCTGCAGCATCTTATGAACGCATTGCGTTGATCGGTACAACCGGAGGCGGTGTGGCAGATCTTACCATAACACTGTCCTATACCACTGGAGATGACGACGTGTTTAACGTTGGATCGAGCGGCATCGGGCAAGACTGGTTTAATGGAAATTCCATTGCCTATACGGCCAATGGTCGTGCATCCACTCAGTCCGACTACTATGATGCCATCAATGCAAACAATCCACGCCTGTATGAAACAATCCTCGCTGCTGACAGTACACGATTGCTCGAATCAATCTCCATAAGTGATACCGGCATTGGGAATAATGCAATCATGGCACTTAGCGGCGAGCGTACTTATTCTGTCCCTGAGCCATCAGGTATGGTGCTGATGACATTGTCTTTGGGCCTGCTCCTGGTGCTTCGCCGCTGGCGTTTTGCCTTGCTTGATTAATACCTGAATCCGTGAGCTGCGGATCGTTTTTCACCCCGAGAGCCCGGTGAATTTGTTTGTGCAATTCCCCCGGGTTGGAACAGATACGAATGGATCTCTGCTTCCATTGATTCTCGACATCTTCAGCCGGACGCAATACCCAGCGATTCACTACGCGTGAGTCTTCGCCTAGGAATAGCATGGGAATGCGTTCGGATTACCACGTCATATTTTCCTTAATTATCGAGAACTGCTGCTGTTGGATCCGGGCTGAGGCATCATGTTTCGGAGTGTTTGCGGATCATATCCTGCAGCGGTAAGCAGTTCAGCCAAATCGCGGCCGCCGCCTATTTTGAGTTGCTGAAAGGCTTCGTGAATTTTGAGGGCCTGTTCAGATGTAAGATTTTGGGCATCGTATTGAGCCAGTATTGTTTTGACTGCAGATTTTTGATCGTCGGTCAGTGATTGGTTTTCCGTCTGTGCTCCCATCTGTCCGCCACGCGGTGGGCGCTGTCCGCCATCTCTTTGGGCTGACACCTGCATTGTTCCCATTAATCCGGCAGCAATGATGATCATGATGTATTTCTTCATTTTATTATTCCTTTCTTTTCAGCCACAGGCTTACAGGGCCTGTTTATTTTCCATTATTCGGTGGTTACTGAACGATCACCCGGTAGAATGCGCAGCCGTTTTCCATCGGGTTTGTATGCACATTTACAGGACTGGTCGCTTCAATATCTGATGCCACGGTATTCGTGAAGCTACCATCTATCAGTGTCGTGGTCATTTGAATGGCATAGGTCTTTCCCTCTGCACTTTCCCAGCTCATAACAAGTCCGGTTCCGGCTATTATTTTGTCCATCTGCATGCTTAATGCGGAGGATGGATCGGTGGGATCTGTCCCGGCATACCATTCGTTGTAATTACTGAACCCATCTTCATCCCAATCCTCTTGCGGTGCACCGTTGACGGCGGTCAATGAACCAAAATAATTCATTTCCCATTCATCAGGAACCCCGTCGGCGTCGGAATCGATGTTCCCCGATAAAACGATCAACGAATAAGCCATGGTCTGTTCGTTAAAGGTAAAGATATAGGTTCCATCCAGTGTGTCATTTACGGTTATATTCGCTCCCAAAGATTCGCCCGTTCCCTGCAGAGGGAGGCTTATTGAATCGGGATTATTATCTCCCCAATTTTCATCCCAGCTACCTGCGGCTGCGAATTTAAAGATGACGTCACTTTTATTGCTGAAAGACGCAACCCATTGCCAGGTATGATCAGCGATAAGTGTCATGTTCGATGCGGCTGCATTCCAGTCGTTAAACGAACCGGCTACGGCACATTGTGTATAGTCGCAGAGAAAACCGGTATCGCTCTGTCCTGGTGTTGGGTTCCGGGAACTCCGGCTCCAGTTAGCGCTGTCATTGGCATATGCGGCGGTATTCAGTCGGCGTAGTGAATACCCGCCGCCATCGGCTTCAGTGGGCCAGGGGGATTCATCATCATACGTCACTTTTTCTACCAGAATTTCCGGAATTTCTCCCGTATCCGTTTCCGGTTCACCGGGCCGCTCCAGGCGAATGGATTCGCCGGAATTATTTAGCTTTCCGTCATACGGACCCAGCAACGTTGTGCCTTCCGGGACGGTATAAGCATTGGTAAACACGGTGGCGGTGGTCTCGGAAACAATGACGTACGCGCCAGAAGCCAAACTGAAGTTTTCGGGAAATGCAAAGTCTACAGCACCATCCAAACGCCAGGTGTTTTCCGGATAATCGGCATCGTAAAAGAACACTTCAGCTGACGAGGAATTATACAGTTCCACGAATTCGTATGTATCGGAGGTGGCTGGGTGATACATGATTTCACTGATAACAATCGGCCCCACGGCTGGATAAGCATTGGACGCGCTGTAGGTGGGGTGGCTCATGGCAGGAAAGTCGGTGGTGCCATCGCTCTTTACAAACCGACCAAAGGTGCTGTCACGGTCTGAGGCTCCAAAATTCTCCCCTACGCGATATCCAGTCAGGACTCCGCCTTCACCGGATGACAGATAAACGGCATCGCCCAGTTCACTGAGTGCAAAGCCGTTCGTGCCAACAGCGGTGGTGCCGAAGTGTGCGTATTCTGTAAGGATTTGGTAGGCGCCAGCGGCGATCGGTGACAGTCCGCTGAGTGTGACTTTGGTCAGATTTTCGTCGTCATCGCTGAGAAACCATCCGTTGATATCGATCGTGTTGGTAGAGGCATTATACAACTCAATCCAGTCGCCGATCGTATCATTATCCTGATGCGGAAGCACTTCATTCATCACCAGATCACCCGTTTCCGGAAAATCGTAAGCAGCGTATCCCGGAGTTCCACCGGTGTACGCGCTGGGTCGCCATGAGCTCCTGTCGCTCCATGTATCCGTGGCGGCATACGGATCAGTCAGGGTTAGCGAATAGCCTTCGCCATCGGTGATTTCATACCAATCATCATAGGCAAAATCCAAAATGGTGTTACCCAGCCCATCCTGCAGCACGATGGATTCACCGCCGTTATCCAGGGATCCCTGCGAAATGTAGAATTTTCCATGATACTCGCCGATGATGTTGATGGATGCCCAGTTCGTGTAGCAGTTTGTAAACGCCTCATAATTACTCACGAGCACGGCATATTCGCCGGGGGCAAGACTTTCACATGTACTTTCGGAAAAATCGAAATAGATTCCGCCTGCAAATTCAGTCCCTGCCAGTCCAATGGTTTCGCTGCCGGCATTCATGATCTCAATAAATTCAAAATCCGTACTGCTGTAATTGGTCGCAGACCCTGCGGCCAATTCTGCTGGATTGTACATCATCTCGGTAACACGCAACGGAGACGATTCATTAAGCACAAAGGTTGCATCCGTCAGCGCACTCCATGTTCC encodes:
- a CDS encoding PEP-CTERM sorting domain-containing protein, with translation MDMIWWKKFVLAYAATLLAGSIQAAVLTPIAVTGWEQDVVLATGDNYWNGTTAQFDGGTPDNHGETVFYEIGRYSSDQSTGLPTGLTQSQTTGDVYFQLQSFTGNNALWEGGILSLTSAASYERIALIGTTGGGVADLTITLSYTTGDDDVFNVGSSGIGQDWFNGNSIAYTANGRASTQSDYYDAINANNPRLYETILAADSTRLLESISISDTGIGNNAIMALSGERTYSVPEPSGMVLMTLSLGLLLVLRRWRFALLD